The Candidatus Dependentiae bacterium genome contains the following window.
GCCTAAAACAAAAAAATATGTTTTTTAAAGGATAAAATGTGGGTAATGCATAGGCAAGCTGCGGGTCCATCACGCGAAATCCTTCATAGCCTCATCCTACGACGCACAAGCTTTCTTCGCTAAAAACTTCGAAGGGCTCTACGGCCATTCATCCACGAGATAAACTTCGCAGTTTTCTGGCAACGCAGGATAAAATGACAACAAAACAACAAACATGATTGTTTTTATCATTGTATAAAAAAACAATCATGTTAAAATCAATTTATGTTTATTTTTAGATTCTTTTTTCATGTTAAGGCCTATCAATGCAGCCCATATTAAAAATTCGCAGTCTGTCTAAAGTATATAAAACTTCAAAAAAAACAGTGGTCGCTCTTGATAATGTAAATCTTGATATTTTTGAAGGTGAAATTTTCGGTCTGCTTGGCGTTAACGGTGCAGGCAAAACAACGCTATCATCAATTTTGGCAACCTTACATCCACCAACATCAGGTGATGTACTTTTTCATGATGAATCAATTTATAAAAACTTAAATCATTACCGCAATAACTTAGGATTTTGTCCACAACATCAAAATCTTGATATGGAACTTTCCGTTGAGGAAAATCTCATATTTGCCGGACGCTATTTTTTGTTACCAAAAGAAGAAACAACTAAAAAAACTCATCAATTAATAGCGCAACTTGAATTGGAAAAATATCGACACTTTGCAATCAAAGAACTTTCAGGGGGTAACAAACAACGTGTATTAATTGCACGCGCACTTATTCATAATCCTAAAATTGTCATTTTAGATGAACCAACTGTTGGCCTTGATCCTGACATTCGCCGCAAACTGTGGGATATTATTCGTGATTTAAAAACTCGTGGCATTACCGTTATTTTAACCACACATTATCTTGATGAAGCGGAATATCTTTCCGATCGTGTGTGCATGCTGCACAAAGGAAAGATCATGCTTGTTGAATCATTGCACACCTTAAAACAAAAACATGAACTGAAAAATCTTGAAGAAATTTTCCTACAGTTAACCAAAGAGTACCAAGATGAAATCTCATAATATTAATGTTTTCTTTGCATTGCTGCATCGTGACATATTACTACTCAAACGCAAACTGTGGAGTAAATTAATAGACGGGCTTTTTATGTGTTTTATCATCGTTACGACAACAGGTTATTTACTGCCCGCACTGGGCATGCCTGCAGATATGATTGGGCCGATGTTTGTTAATATTTTTTTCAATATTTTTTTCATGTTCGGTTTCAGCTTAGCTGTTAACATGATAAATGAAATTAAATATAAAGGGCGTCTTTATTATCTCCTGACTTTACCGGTCAATAAATTCTGGGTATTTGCATCATACATAACCACCTTTATGATCGAAGCCACCATTATTATTGCACCGCTACTAATTTTAGGTCTTTTTATACTGCAGAATAAAATAGTTTTTGTGCAACCACACCCTATATTATTTATTTTGATATATCTTGCATCCCTTCTTTTCTTTGGCATATTTATGCTTTTTTTTAGTGTACATTATACATACAACTGGTTTTTAGATAATGTATGGTCGCGCAGATTATCTCCTATGTTCAGTTTTGGATCAACATTTTTTATTTGGCAACAAGCATTCGCTATTACACCATTACTTGCCTACGCAATGCTCTGCAATCCATTAACCTATATATGCGAAGGTTTACGATTTGGTTTTATTGGAGGCAACAAATTTATTAATGGGTGGCTTTGCTTAATTGCAATTGTCAGTTTTACCATGACTACCATGTTCTTTTTAAATACCAGCATAAAAAAACGATTGGATCCGGTATGATAGCACATTTACAAATTTTTTTGGCATTTCTTTGGCGAGATTTTTATGTGTATAGCAAACGAATCTCATTTTATCTGATTAACTATACCGTTCTGTATCCACTTAATTACATTATTACTTTTGGATATTTGGTACCCAAAACTATCATGCATGGCGCAGATAATGCAGATGTATTTATGATCACGCTTTTGTCAGGAAATGTATTGTTAATAATATTAAACATTACATTCAATTTAACTTCAACCTTACTCTACGACCGTGAAACAACCCATTATATTG
Protein-coding sequences here:
- a CDS encoding ABC transporter ATP-binding protein, which codes for MQPILKIRSLSKVYKTSKKTVVALDNVNLDIFEGEIFGLLGVNGAGKTTLSSILATLHPPTSGDVLFHDESIYKNLNHYRNNLGFCPQHQNLDMELSVEENLIFAGRYFLLPKEETTKKTHQLIAQLELEKYRHFAIKELSGGNKQRVLIARALIHNPKIVILDEPTVGLDPDIRRKLWDIIRDLKTRGITVILTTHYLDEAEYLSDRVCMLHKGKIMLVESLHTLKQKHELKNLEEIFLQLTKEYQDEIS